The Sus scrofa isolate TJ Tabasco breed Duroc chromosome X, Sscrofa11.1, whole genome shotgun sequence genome has a segment encoding these proteins:
- the GPRASP2 gene encoding G-protein coupled receptor-associated sorting protein 2, translating to MTGAEIEPGAQAKPQKKPGEEVVGRTERENEVPMVVRPKVRTQATPGARPKNESKGMAGARSKSESKNMSGARPKTESQAMSGARPKTESQAMAGARPKSESQAVAGARPKTEARAVGGARPKTEAKAIPGARSKDEAQAWAQTEFGAEAMSQAEGVSQTNVVAWPLVNNESGSAAKPMALSVDRELANVDTETFPGSQVQTGIQPWFGAGEETNMGSWCYPRPRAREEASNESGFWSADETSTMSSFWAGEEASIRSWPREEANTRSRHRAKHQPNPRSRPRSKQDPYIDSWSGSEEESANPFCLWAGENTNNLFRPRVRDEANMRSKLRTKREDFFESESEDEYYKESWFLPGEEANSRFRPRDKEEPNTILKPRAQKDANNGDRVKQEPRFEEEVIIGSWFWAEKEAGMEAGASAICESEPGAEEGAIGGSLFWTEEKSSLGAVAREETKPESEEEAIFGSWFWDRDEACFDLNPRPVYKASPRFRNPAEEEVNVSSRPQTWEEVTVEFKPGPCHGVGFPSPSPFRIPEEAASVYSEMFEGKPKGVEVTPEGEEQESLLQSDQPDSEFTFQYDPSYRSVREIREHLRTRESADPENWSCSCIQCELKIGPEEFEELLLLMDKIRDPFIHEISKIAMGMRSASQFTRDFIRDSGVVSLIETLLNYPSSRVRTTFLENMIHMAPPYPNLNMIETFICQVCEETLAHSVGSPEQLLGLRMLRHLTTTTDYHTLVANYMSGFLSLLTTGNARTKFHVLKMLLNLSENAMVAKKLFSAKALSIFVGLFNIEETNDNIQIVIKMFQNISNIIKSGTMSLIDDDFSLEPLISAFHEFEKLAEELQVQIDNQKDPEVGQQS from the coding sequence ATGACTGGGGCTGAGATTGAGCCTGGCGCCCAGGCCAAGCCTCAGAAGAAGCCTGGAGAAGAGGTTGTGGGTAGGactgagagagagaatgaagtcCCAATGGTGGTCCGGCCTAAGGTTAGGACccaggccacacctggggcaagGCCCAAAAACGAGTCCAAGGGTATGGCTGGGGCAAGATCCAAAAGTGAGTCCAAGAATATGTCTGGGGCAAGGCCTAAAACTGAGTCCCAGGCAATGTCTGGGGCAAGACCCAAAACTGAGTCCCAGGCAATGGCAGGGGCAAGGCCCAAAAGTGAATCCCAGGCAGTGGCAGGGGCAAGACCCAAAACTGAGGCCAGGGCAGTAGGTGGGGCACGTCCTAAGACTGAAGCCAAGGCAATCCCTGGGGCAAGGTCCAAGGATGAAGCCCAGGCTTGGGCCCAAACTGAGTTTGGGGCTGAAGCAATGTCGCAAGCAGAGGGTGTGTCCCAGACCAATGTGGTAGCCTGGCCATTGGTCAATAATGAGTCTGGTTCTGCTGCTAAACCTATGGCCCTATCTGTGGACAGGGAGCTGGCCAATGTGGACACTGAGACCTTTCCTGGCTCCCAGGTTCAGACAGGAATCCAACCTTGGTTTGGAGCAGGGGAAGAAACTAATATGGGGTCTTGGTGCTATCCCAGGCCCAGAGCCAGAGAGGAGGCCTCTAATGAGTCTGGATTCTGGTCAGCAGATGAGACCTCTACAATGTCTTCTTTCTGGGCTGGAGAAGAGGCCAGTATCAGATCATGGCCTAGAGAAGAGGCCAATACCAGGTCAAGGCATAGGGCCAAACATCAGCCTAATCCCAGATCCAGGCCCAGATCCAAGCAAGATCCCTAtattgattcctggtctgggtcTGAGGAGGAGTCTGCCAATCCATTCTGCTTGTGGGCTGGAGAAAATACCAATAACTTATTCAGGCCTAGAGTCAGGGATGAGGCAAACATGAGGTCCAAGCTCCGGACAAAGAGAGAGGACTTTTTTGAATCTGAATCTGAAGATGAGTACTATAAGGAATCTTGGTTTTTGCCTGGAGAAGAGGCCAATAGTAGATTCAGGCCCAGAGACAAGGAAGAGCCTAATACTATCTTGAAACCCCGGGCTCAGAAAGATGCTAATAATGGTGATAGGGTCAAACAAGAGCCCAGGTTTGAGGAGGAAGTCATAATTGGATCCTGGTTCTGGGCAGAGAAAGAGGCTGGTATGGAGGCTGGGGCTTCAGCCATTTGTGAATCGGAaccaggggctgaggagggggccATTGGTGGATCCTTGTTCTGGACTGAAGAAAAGTCCAGTTTGGGGGCTGTGGCCAGAGAAGAGACCAAGCCAGAGTCTGAAGAAGAGGCCATATTTGGGTCCTGGTTCTGGGACAGAGATGAGGCCTGCTTTGATTTAAATCCCCGTCCTGTGTACAAGGCTAGTCCCAGGTTCAGAAATCCAGCTGAGGAGGAAGTTAATGTATCATCCAGGCCCCAAACCTGGGAAGAGGTCACTGTTGAATTCAAACCTGGTCCTTGTCATGGGGTTGGGTTCCCATCCCCAAGCCCCTTTAGAATTCCTGAAGAAGCAGCATCTGTATATTCTGAAATGTTTGAGGGAAAGCCCAAGGGTGTGGAAGTTACCCCAGAAGGGGAAGAGCAGGAATCTTTGCTTCAGTCTGATCAACCTGACTCTGAGTTCACATTTCAATATGATCCGTCCTACCGGTCAGTCAGGGAAATTCGAGAGCATCTTAGGACCAGGGAGAGTGCAGACCCTGAGAATTGGTCCTGCAGCTGCATACAATGTGAGCTTAAAATCGGTCCTGAAGAGTTCGAAGAACTCCTTCTATTGATGGACAAGATTCGGGATCCTTTTATTCATGAGATATCTAAAATAGCAATGGGTATGAGGAGTGCTTCTCAATTTACCCGCGATTTTATTCGTGATTCAGGTGTTGTCTCGCTTATTGAAACCTTGCTCAATTATCCCTCCTCCCGAGTTAGGACAACTTTCTTGGAAAATATGATTCACATGGCTCCACCTTATCCTAATCTAAACATGATTGAGACATTCATATGTCAAGTGTGTGAGGAAACCCTTGCTCATAGCGTGGGTTCCCCTGAACAGCTGCTTGGATTAAGGATGCTTCGGCACCTCACTACAACTACTGACTATCACACACTGGTTGCCAATTATATGTCTGGGTTTCTCTCCCTGTTAACCACAGGCAATGCAAGAACAAAGTTCCATGTTCTGAAAATGCTGTTGAATTTGTCTGAAAATGCTATGGTGGCAAAAAAGCTATTTAGTGCCAAAGCTCTGTCGATATTTGTGGGTCTCTTTAACATAGAAGAGACAAATGATAACATTCAAATTGTTatcaaaatgtttcaaaatatcaGTAATATTATAAAAAGTGGAACAATGTCCTTAATTGATGATGATTTCAGTCTTGAGCCGCTTATTTCTGCATTCCATGAATTTGAGAAGCTAGCTGAGGAACTACAAGTCCAAATAGACAATCAGAAAGATCCTGAGGTGGGACAACAAAGCTAA